In Pseudobacter ginsenosidimutans, the following are encoded in one genomic region:
- a CDS encoding DUF5977 domain-containing protein: MLNNEIFEYDIERSNPISSQTDGGKPTGVLFGYGLNKDAYPIAFVKNAGTIPATEQTTGYGTVFGLSAVFTTGYTGTINLTLSYVSSGGTSPATTNYTLSGPVTRTGTLCLPGGSGGTCSGTPQTIDFTNMPAGTYTLNIVPVSVPFPTTFNYVYPKNIPFLKKEFYYESFEDNPSAIAGSAHTGVKYYNAGSTPFQVNYATASVRNYVIQWWNWENGKWKFNEQAYTGPRSISGIIDDIRIFPNDALMTTHTYEPLVGKTSTIDPSGRTSTIEYDGFSRISVSRDNDKNILTKTCYNYISQPVSCPLPTIFSNVEKSASFTRNNCSAGYSGATILYVVPANSYISTISQADADQLAVNDITVNGQEFANTNGTCIQTWYNEIRSGTFTRNNCSSGSTGGTVTYTVAAGTHSSTTSQAHANLLAEQDVAINGQNFANTNGICTPTSCSFSAASGFTSLYSSIGASGGSVGFSFYFTKTTSGMYAGLSYSIGIINGCRPSVARTISVGGGSNSWEVEIRPDGEVIARYISGPVINAGSSVYLSGSFAL, translated from the coding sequence TTGTTAAACAACGAAATTTTCGAATATGACATCGAAAGATCCAATCCCATTTCCTCCCAAACAGACGGAGGAAAACCTACAGGAGTATTATTTGGTTATGGTCTGAATAAAGACGCGTACCCAATTGCTTTTGTAAAAAATGCAGGAACAATTCCGGCTACTGAACAAACCACAGGCTATGGCACTGTTTTTGGCCTCTCTGCTGTTTTTACCACTGGCTATACTGGTACCATCAATCTGACCCTGAGCTACGTTTCATCAGGAGGAACAAGTCCGGCTACAACCAACTATACGCTATCTGGTCCGGTAACCAGAACAGGTACTCTCTGCCTGCCGGGAGGTAGTGGTGGCACCTGCTCCGGTACACCTCAAACAATTGATTTTACAAATATGCCGGCAGGAACCTATACACTGAATATTGTGCCGGTATCAGTTCCCTTTCCAACTACTTTCAATTATGTTTATCCCAAAAACATTCCATTCCTCAAGAAAGAGTTCTATTATGAAAGTTTTGAGGATAATCCTTCGGCCATTGCCGGTTCTGCACATACAGGCGTCAAGTATTATAATGCCGGTTCAACTCCTTTCCAGGTAAATTATGCAACAGCATCTGTCAGAAATTATGTGATCCAGTGGTGGAACTGGGAAAATGGAAAATGGAAATTTAATGAGCAGGCATACACCGGACCAAGATCTATTTCCGGGATCATTGACGATATACGAATCTTTCCTAATGACGCACTGATGACCACCCATACCTATGAACCACTGGTCGGCAAAACCAGTACAATCGATCCCAGTGGCAGAACAAGCACTATAGAATATGACGGCTTCAGCAGGATCAGCGTTTCAAGAGACAACGACAAGAATATTCTCACCAAAACCTGCTATAACTATATTTCGCAACCTGTAAGCTGTCCTCTTCCCACAATTTTCTCCAATGTTGAAAAATCCGCAAGTTTTACAAGGAATAATTGCTCCGCAGGATATAGTGGCGCCACCATTCTGTATGTAGTGCCCGCCAACTCGTATATATCCACTATCAGTCAGGCCGATGCCGATCAGCTGGCAGTGAACGATATTACTGTAAATGGGCAGGAATTTGCAAACACCAATGGAACCTGTATTCAAACATGGTACAATGAGATAAGGTCAGGAACATTTACAAGGAATAATTGCAGCAGTGGAAGCACGGGAGGAACTGTAACCTACACAGTTGCAGCTGGCACACATAGCTCAACTACCAGCCAGGCTCATGCGAACTTACTTGCCGAACAGGATGTTGCCATCAATGGGCAAAATTTTGCGAATACCAACGGCATTTGTACTCCTACATCATGTTCCTTCAGTGCCGCATCCGGCTTCACATCACTATATAGCAGTATTGGAGCATCGGGCGGCTCCGTTGGATTTTCTTTTTACTTCACCAAAACAACCTCAGGAATGTATGCAGGTCTTTCCTACTCCATTGGTATTATCAATGGATGCAGGCCATCTGTGGCGAGAACTATCTCTGTTGGCGGAGGCAGCAACTCCTGGGAAGTAGAAATCAGGCCTGATGGTGAAGTAATTGCCCGTTATATCAGCGGTCCTGTTATCAATGCCGGAAGTTCTGTATACCTCAGTGGATCTTTTGCCTTATAA
- a CDS encoding TolC family protein has translation MFKIRIHHCITAIGFCLAIAGCKAPAVMTRDENKTVPVSYNDNSDTANTASLPWKSFFKDPVLVNLIDTALKNNQELMITLQEIEIARNDIRVRQGALLPMVGAKAGAGVEKVGRYTSQGAGDASTEIEPGKEMPDPLGDFNIGVFANWEVDIWKKLRSSKQAAIDRFLSTVEGKNFVITNLIAEVANSYYELVALDNQLMIVKQNIELQQNALRVVKIQKEASRATELAVQKFEAEVLKSQSMEFEILQKIRETENRINFLLGRYPQPITRDQSNYADLLPATVSTGIPSQLLANRPDIKQAELDLAAAKLDVKVARAEFYPRLEISAGLGLQAFKPSYLVKMPESILYSLAGDLAAPLINRNAIKAEYNSANAKQLQAVYNYERTILNAYLEVTNQLSNIGNLEKSYGLKSKQVNALTKSIDIANDLFRNARADYLEVLMTQRDVLEAKLELIETKKQQLNAAVNVYRDLGGGWR, from the coding sequence ATGTTTAAAATCAGGATACATCATTGCATTACGGCGATAGGCTTTTGTTTGGCAATAGCCGGATGTAAGGCGCCTGCTGTAATGACACGTGATGAGAACAAGACTGTTCCTGTTTCGTATAATGATAACAGTGATACTGCAAATACAGCATCCCTTCCCTGGAAAAGTTTTTTCAAAGATCCTGTATTGGTGAACCTGATCGATACTGCGTTGAAGAACAACCAGGAGCTAATGATAACGCTGCAGGAGATCGAGATCGCGCGGAATGATATCCGTGTACGGCAGGGAGCTTTACTGCCAATGGTTGGAGCAAAGGCGGGAGCCGGTGTGGAGAAGGTAGGGAGATATACTAGTCAGGGTGCAGGTGATGCAAGTACAGAGATCGAGCCGGGAAAAGAAATGCCGGATCCGCTGGGTGATTTCAATATTGGTGTTTTCGCGAACTGGGAAGTGGATATCTGGAAAAAGCTACGCAGTTCAAAACAAGCGGCTATAGACAGGTTTCTGTCTACCGTGGAAGGAAAGAATTTTGTGATCACCAATCTCATTGCAGAAGTAGCGAACTCTTATTACGAACTGGTAGCGCTGGACAATCAGCTCATGATCGTAAAACAGAATATCGAATTACAGCAAAATGCGCTGAGAGTTGTGAAGATCCAGAAAGAAGCATCGAGGGCCACAGAACTGGCAGTGCAGAAATTTGAAGCAGAAGTATTGAAGTCGCAGAGTATGGAATTTGAAATTCTGCAAAAGATCAGGGAAACAGAGAACAGGATCAATTTCCTGCTGGGCCGTTATCCGCAGCCGATCACGAGAGATCAAAGCAATTATGCAGACTTGCTTCCTGCAACAGTGAGTACAGGCATTCCTTCGCAATTGCTGGCCAACCGTCCGGATATCAAGCAGGCGGAACTGGACCTTGCTGCGGCCAAACTGGATGTGAAAGTAGCGAGAGCGGAATTCTATCCCAGGCTGGAAATCTCTGCAGGACTGGGTTTGCAGGCATTCAAGCCTTCTTACCTGGTGAAGATGCCGGAATCGATCCTGTATTCACTGGCCGGTGATCTGGCTGCACCACTGATCAACCGTAATGCGATCAAGGCTGAATACAACAGTGCCAATGCAAAGCAATTGCAGGCAGTGTATAATTATGAGAGAACTATTCTGAATGCTTACCTGGAAGTGACCAATCAATTGTCTAACATCGGCAATCTTGAAAAAAGCTATGGACTGAAATCGAAGCAGGTGAATGCACTCACGAAGTCCATCGATATAGCGAATGATCTTTTCCGTAATGCAAGGGCTGATTACCTGGAAGTATTAATGACGCAGCGTGATGTGCTGGAAGCAAAGCTGGAATTGATCGAAACAAAGAAGCAACAACTGAATGCCGCAGTGAATGTGTATCGTGATCTTGGCGGTGGTTGGAGATAG
- a CDS encoding response regulator transcription factor — MNSSSKTLTVALADDHVLVRSAISLLLSTIPHIQIGPEAGNGKELLDHLASGATPDIILLDINMPVMDGFETMKEIRKMHSAVKVVALTAYEDDLALLRLYKLGVKGYISKSIKKEELRMALETVADGNEYFPNLLKGVIQDDAAHDLLEKLRSLKERELTFLKYASMDIPYKEIAQRMNVSRYTIDDYRDSLYQKFSIQSRIGLILLALKFKPIIGGQ; from the coding sequence ATGAATTCTTCTTCTAAAACCTTAACCGTTGCATTGGCAGATGATCACGTATTGGTACGATCAGCTATTTCACTCTTACTGTCTACCATTCCACATATTCAAATTGGCCCGGAGGCGGGAAATGGAAAAGAACTATTGGACCATCTTGCTTCCGGGGCTACTCCAGACATCATATTGCTGGATATAAACATGCCCGTGATGGATGGGTTCGAAACAATGAAGGAAATCCGAAAAATGCACAGCGCAGTTAAAGTAGTTGCCCTGACTGCCTATGAAGATGACCTTGCCTTGTTACGTTTATATAAGCTGGGCGTAAAGGGATATATTTCAAAATCTATTAAAAAAGAAGAATTGCGGATGGCTTTGGAAACGGTTGCTGATGGTAATGAGTATTTTCCAAATCTGTTGAAAGGAGTTATTCAGGATGATGCTGCACATGATCTTTTGGAAAAGCTCAGGTCATTGAAGGAAAGAGAACTTACTTTTCTGAAATATGCTTCTATGGACATTCCTTATAAGGAGATTGCTCAAAGAATGAATGTGAGCCGTTATACCATTGATGATTACAGAGATAGCCTTTATCAAAAATTTTCCATTCAATCGAGGATCGGGTTGATCTTACTTGCATTAAAATTCAAGCCAATAATCGGAGGACAGTGA
- a CDS encoding DUF6443 domain-containing protein — MLKYFLIINMLLSISTYGQSYNRARTWIAKKPFKTEADIIATSRTNQEISLTTEYLDGYGRPVQIVQKQANPAQQDVITMHTYDASGREVQQYLPFASGNNGDVKTNAASLQTSFNQGMFPGETHFYSQLTIENSPLNRTLNTYAPGSSWAGSNRGTNIKYLLNSVIDEVRIWNVALTQGSLPVSNTTYSAGQLTKKLTKEEKNVQVIEYQDKAGKLIMRKTQLSAAADDGTGSPHAGWLCSYYVYDDYDRLRFILTPRVIELLNGSWTITQSISDELCIRMEYDDWDRNIIKKTPGADEQRFVYDKIGRLVMSQDGNLRNDKKWQYYKYDDLDRITASGLLTDPANYNNLTYHANLATSGTTHPVLASYTTIELSRNYYDNYSWVSGTGSGLSSSLDATHTSNTNYFYSAASANNYPYAQPITQSSLTRGMTTGTKIAVLGTSQFLYTVTFYDDKARIIQAQGTNLSNGVDKSTIQFNWAGAPLRTLEEHAKTSAPNPNHRVLTKMDYDHENRILNVKKTIESNINGTAFTTPEKTIFTQTYDATGHVKTKSFGLHPVSGLPLETQTFDYNLRGWITGINKLYTQAGNNANYFGLELGYDKQATTAGTTSFIPIYNSNAAGLIWKSKGDGIARKYDFTYDNANRLTTAPFLQNSSGSTWEKTNLDFSVNSIGYDYNGNIKSLNQNGFVLGGSPNIDNLTYKYLNNEQGNKLMNVIDNSNVASSKLGDFHYSVSKTPASIDYTYDFNGNKKSDVNKNISLITYNHLNLPSVISITGKGTISYTYDAAGNKLKKIVQENNAIVPFNGTNYTTNITTTTSYLGDFIYFSKTFSNTSLSSFNIPESLQQMAHEEGRARLVTLSAGNQSFAFDYFLKDHLGNIRITLTDELKEDVYPAATLETNGISTEKEFYGITNDASHIIATSSLPWFSAISGSNYQNNNGLSAPPDPTTNPTAASTKLYKLNGNTGDRFGMGIVLKVMSGDAISIFGKSVWHGNGQSVNNNDYPLAGVMASFLDAFAGTLAVAGKGVTGATLNATPGIAGPLSTWLSNNVPVPASGPKAYINWILLDEQFKQVTEGSYFDGVSSNPDIIKSHAITGINMPKSGYLYIYCSNESNQDVYFDNLQVVHTRGPLIEETHYYPQGLLMAALSSRAFGKLQNNWGYQSKEFQSSEFYDGTGLEEYDFDARYYDPQLSRWHVQDPVVNYTTPYAAMHNNPAAYIDPDGRDPLTIAIIAGVLMGGYAGYKIGEAKGATGWDMVGYIFKGAVIGGAAGYAGASVAAAGGFMANTFGIMISSTFNSMGMTVMSNGMVSPTMSLGFASLDMGTGEFNYLGKRGNSFLANVGFTFGALANVSDIVAGTHGTDVNLYSRRETPLGHSEIIGNYTTTNSSGVSTSQPISISVAPADPSLGGALPGLKWFMPYIRSQLQGKTLNGLNGTRMITTKFFKTSITNVNGKWLSTMTQRLNKNTNLLGLGRLKYGIMTGCVNYTARALFGAGVLNVNAFLPVTSPWLLQAEMALRQVGILASPFLVTQ, encoded by the coding sequence ATGCTAAAATATTTCTTGATCATAAACATGTTGTTGAGTATTTCAACATATGGTCAAAGCTATAACAGGGCCAGAACATGGATTGCAAAAAAACCATTCAAAACAGAGGCCGATATTATTGCAACATCCCGAACCAATCAGGAAATAAGCCTGACCACAGAATACCTTGATGGTTATGGAAGGCCCGTGCAAATTGTTCAGAAGCAGGCAAATCCCGCTCAACAGGATGTAATAACAATGCATACCTACGATGCATCAGGAAGGGAAGTGCAGCAATACCTGCCATTTGCTTCAGGTAATAACGGAGATGTCAAAACCAATGCAGCTTCCCTGCAAACAAGCTTCAATCAGGGAATGTTCCCCGGCGAAACACATTTCTATTCCCAACTCACTATTGAGAACTCGCCACTCAACAGAACACTCAATACCTATGCACCCGGAAGCAGCTGGGCTGGAAGCAACAGGGGAACCAATATTAAATATCTCCTCAATTCGGTCATAGATGAAGTAAGGATATGGAATGTAGCCCTCACGCAGGGAAGCCTGCCTGTTAGCAACACCACTTATTCCGCCGGACAGCTTACCAAGAAACTGACAAAAGAAGAAAAGAATGTACAGGTGATCGAATACCAGGATAAAGCTGGCAAATTGATTATGCGAAAGACCCAACTTTCAGCAGCTGCCGATGATGGTACCGGAAGTCCGCATGCAGGATGGCTATGTTCCTACTATGTTTATGACGATTATGACCGCCTTCGCTTTATCCTCACTCCCAGAGTGATCGAATTACTGAATGGCTCATGGACAATCACCCAGAGTATTAGTGATGAACTCTGTATCAGAATGGAATATGACGACTGGGATAGGAATATCATCAAAAAAACACCTGGAGCCGATGAACAGCGTTTCGTTTACGACAAGATCGGAAGATTGGTGATGAGCCAGGATGGAAACTTACGCAATGATAAAAAGTGGCAGTATTACAAATATGATGACCTGGACAGAATCACTGCAAGCGGATTATTGACTGACCCTGCCAACTACAATAACCTTACCTATCATGCAAACCTGGCTACATCCGGAACTACTCATCCTGTCCTCGCTTCATACACTACCATTGAACTTTCCCGAAACTATTACGATAACTATTCCTGGGTAAGTGGAACAGGAAGTGGATTGAGCAGTTCACTCGATGCCACACACACCAGCAACACCAATTATTTTTATTCAGCAGCTTCTGCAAACAACTATCCATATGCGCAACCAATCACACAGAGCTCCTTGACGCGAGGCATGACTACAGGAACTAAAATTGCAGTATTGGGAACCAGTCAATTCCTCTATACGGTTACTTTCTATGACGACAAAGCCAGAATCATTCAAGCGCAGGGCACCAACCTTTCAAACGGGGTAGACAAATCAACTATACAATTCAACTGGGCCGGAGCTCCTCTTCGCACGCTGGAAGAACATGCTAAAACCAGCGCACCCAATCCCAATCACAGAGTACTCACAAAAATGGATTATGACCACGAGAACAGAATATTGAATGTCAAAAAAACAATAGAAAGCAATATCAACGGCACGGCATTCACTACCCCGGAAAAAACGATTTTTACACAAACCTATGATGCTACCGGACATGTTAAGACCAAATCTTTCGGCCTGCATCCCGTAAGCGGCTTACCCCTGGAAACGCAAACCTTCGATTATAACCTCAGAGGCTGGATTACCGGCATCAACAAATTGTACACCCAGGCAGGTAACAATGCTAACTACTTCGGTCTTGAGCTTGGCTACGACAAACAGGCAACAACAGCAGGTACCACCAGTTTTATTCCAATTTATAATAGCAATGCTGCCGGACTGATCTGGAAAAGTAAAGGCGATGGAATTGCCCGGAAATATGATTTCACATATGATAATGCCAACCGTCTCACCACGGCCCCATTCCTTCAAAACTCCAGTGGCAGTACCTGGGAAAAGACCAACCTCGATTTCTCAGTAAACAGTATTGGTTATGACTACAACGGTAATATCAAATCATTGAATCAAAACGGATTTGTTTTGGGAGGATCACCCAATATAGATAACCTCACCTACAAATACCTGAATAATGAACAGGGCAATAAGTTGATGAATGTTATAGACAACTCCAATGTTGCCAGTTCCAAACTGGGCGATTTTCATTATTCCGTTTCCAAAACACCTGCGTCAATAGATTATACCTATGATTTCAATGGCAACAAGAAGTCGGATGTAAACAAGAACATAAGCCTGATCACTTATAATCACTTGAATCTCCCGTCGGTAATTTCAATAACCGGAAAAGGAACGATATCCTATACTTATGACGCAGCCGGCAATAAACTCAAAAAAATAGTTCAGGAAAACAACGCCATTGTACCTTTCAATGGAACCAATTATACCACTAATATTACTACCACTACAAGTTACCTGGGTGATTTCATATACTTTTCCAAAACCTTTTCCAATACAAGCCTGTCATCATTCAACATTCCGGAATCATTACAACAAATGGCGCATGAAGAAGGCAGGGCAAGGCTCGTAACACTGTCAGCCGGAAACCAATCTTTCGCCTTCGATTATTTTCTTAAAGACCATCTCGGAAACATACGTATTACATTAACCGATGAATTGAAGGAAGATGTTTACCCTGCTGCTACATTAGAAACAAATGGCATTTCTACTGAAAAGGAATTCTACGGTATCACCAACGATGCCAGCCATATTATCGCTACTTCAAGCCTGCCATGGTTCAGTGCAATCTCTGGCAGCAACTATCAAAACAATAATGGATTATCCGCTCCACCTGATCCCACCACCAATCCCACTGCTGCCAGTACCAAACTTTATAAGCTGAACGGAAATACCGGCGACAGGTTTGGCATGGGCATCGTATTGAAAGTAATGTCGGGAGACGCAATAAGTATTTTCGGAAAAAGTGTGTGGCATGGTAACGGACAGTCAGTCAACAACAATGATTATCCGCTTGCAGGAGTGATGGCATCCTTCCTCGATGCATTTGCAGGCACCTTGGCCGTAGCAGGCAAAGGTGTAACAGGAGCAACCCTTAATGCAACACCTGGCATAGCAGGACCGCTCAGCACCTGGCTTTCCAACAACGTCCCTGTTCCGGCATCAGGCCCCAAAGCTTATATCAACTGGATATTGCTGGATGAACAATTCAAACAGGTAACTGAAGGCAGCTATTTTGATGGAGTGAGCTCCAATCCGGATATCATTAAATCACACGCCATTACCGGCATTAATATGCCAAAGAGCGGCTACCTCTATATTTATTGCAGCAATGAAAGCAACCAGGATGTTTATTTCGATAATCTTCAGGTGGTTCATACAAGAGGGCCACTGATTGAAGAAACACATTATTATCCCCAGGGCTTATTAATGGCTGCTCTAAGCAGCAGGGCATTCGGCAAACTTCAAAATAACTGGGGGTACCAAAGCAAAGAATTTCAGTCCTCCGAATTCTATGACGGTACCGGACTGGAAGAATATGATTTTGATGCACGGTATTATGATCCCCAATTAAGCAGATGGCATGTACAGGACCCTGTAGTGAACTATACCACGCCTTATGCGGCCATGCATAATAATCCTGCGGCATACATAGATCCTGATGGAAGGGACCCGCTTACTATCGCCATCATAGCAGGAGTGCTGATGGGAGGTTATGCCGGATACAAAATCGGTGAAGCCAAAGGAGCTACAGGCTGGGATATGGTAGGATACATTTTTAAAGGAGCAGTTATCGGTGGTGCAGCCGGTTATGCAGGCGCATCGGTAGCTGCAGCAGGTGGCTTTATGGCAAATACTTTCGGGATCATGATCAGCTCTACCTTTAATTCCATGGGCATGACAGTTATGAGCAACGGAATGGTGTCTCCCACTATGAGTTTAGGGTTTGCTTCCCTGGATATGGGAACAGGAGAATTCAATTATCTGGGCAAACGCGGCAACTCCTTTCTTGCCAATGTGGGCTTCACATTCGGAGCCCTGGCAAATGTCAGTGATATAGTTGCCGGAACTCATGGTACCGATGTTAATTTATACTCGAGAAGAGAAACACCTTTAGGACATAGTGAAATCATTGGAAATTATACTACAACCAACTCCAGCGGCGTGTCAACAAGCCAACCGATCAGTATTTCAGTTGCACCTGCAGATCCATCACTGGGTGGAGCGCTTCCCGGTCTTAAATGGTTTATGCCATATATAAGAAGTCAGCTTCAGGGTAAAACGTTGAACGGACTGAATGGAACAAGAATGATTACAACAAAATTCTTTAAGACCAGCATCACAAACGTAAATGGCAAATGGCTTAGCACTATGACGCAAAGACTGAACAAAAATACAAACCTGCTCGGTCTGGGACGGTTGAAATATGGCATAATGACTGGTTGCGTCAACTATACCGCCAGGGCTTTATTTGGAGCCGGTGTTCTAAACGTAAACGCATTCCTTCCAGTTACCTCCCCCTGGTTGCTTCAGGCGGAGATGGCCCTAAGACAGGTTGGTATTCTCGCTTCACCATTTCTTGTTACTCAATAA
- a CDS encoding DUF1624 domain-containing protein yields the protein MTKTVPGIAQTAIRSRRIESIDLLRGFIIVFMCLDHVRDYFHAYSYIHDPTDLQHTSAPIFLTRWITHYCAPVFTLLAGVAACLYGMKHDRRSLSFFLFSRGLWLVVLELVYVTLAWTFNPHYPAFILQVIWALGFSMMALALLIHLPRTVLLFLGLFIVFGHNALDGIHSTEHKASDLIWSLLHEPNFTGYQLGPFNLVIGYPVLPYIGIISLGYCLGTLYGAAVDPDYRKRILRNLGIGAIFLFVILRFIDQYGDNAHWTVQKNFLFTIFSFVNVSKYPPSLLFILMTLGPALLFLAYAERPLNRLTSKLIIFGKVPMFFYLMHIPLIHGFGVLAAMISGRPASDMVNFTTWVTANVQLVGYGFGLPVVYLMWLVTLAILYPLCLRFSKYKQLNQGKKKWLSYF from the coding sequence ATGACCAAAACGGTTCCGGGTATTGCCCAGACTGCAATCAGAAGTCGCCGGATCGAATCAATCGACCTGTTGCGCGGTTTCATCATCGTGTTCATGTGCCTCGATCATGTGCGCGATTACTTCCATGCATATTCCTACATTCATGATCCTACAGACCTGCAGCATACCAGCGCGCCGATCTTTCTCACAAGGTGGATCACACATTATTGTGCGCCCGTTTTTACTTTGCTGGCCGGTGTTGCTGCCTGTTTGTATGGAATGAAACATGATCGCAGGAGCCTATCTTTTTTTCTATTTTCCCGTGGGCTTTGGCTGGTAGTGCTGGAGCTGGTGTATGTAACATTGGCCTGGACCTTCAATCCGCATTACCCGGCATTCATCCTTCAGGTGATCTGGGCACTGGGATTCAGTATGATGGCGCTGGCATTGCTGATCCACCTGCCCCGAACTGTTTTACTGTTTCTCGGATTGTTCATTGTGTTTGGACACAATGCGCTGGATGGTATTCACAGCACAGAGCATAAAGCCTCAGACCTTATCTGGTCTTTGCTGCATGAGCCCAATTTTACAGGTTACCAATTGGGGCCATTCAACCTCGTGATCGGATATCCGGTATTGCCTTATATTGGTATCATCTCCCTGGGGTATTGCCTTGGAACTTTGTATGGTGCAGCAGTTGATCCGGATTATCGAAAAAGGATATTACGGAATCTCGGCATTGGGGCTATCTTCTTATTTGTCATTCTCCGCTTTATCGATCAATATGGAGATAATGCACATTGGACAGTACAAAAGAATTTTCTTTTTACCATTTTCTCATTTGTGAATGTATCGAAATATCCCCCTTCCCTATTATTCATATTAATGACACTGGGGCCGGCTTTGCTGTTCCTTGCGTATGCAGAAAGGCCGTTGAACCGGCTTACTTCAAAACTGATCATATTCGGAAAGGTCCCGATGTTCTTCTATTTGATGCATATCCCGCTGATCCATGGCTTTGGCGTGCTGGCAGCGATGATCTCCGGAAGGCCCGCATCGGATATGGTGAATTTCACTACCTGGGTTACAGCCAATGTTCAACTGGTGGGTTACGGATTTGGATTGCCTGTAGTGTATTTGATGTGGTTGGTGACCCTTGCAATATTGTATCCGCTATGTTTGAGATTCAGTAAATACAAGCAGCTGAATCAGGGAAAAAAGAAATGGCTGAGTTATTTCTAG